A window from Chrysemys picta bellii isolate R12L10 chromosome 2, ASM1138683v2, whole genome shotgun sequence encodes these proteins:
- the ZC2HC1A gene encoding zinc finger C2HC domain-containing protein 1A isoform X1, producing the protein MGAGDVSGRGGAVLLQQRQPEPERAMEELEENDIIVPAGDLLPCKICGRTFFPAALKKHTPICQKTATKRRKAFDSSRQRAEGTDISTVKPLKPRPEPPKKQSNWRRKHEEFIATIRAAKGLDQTLKEGGKLPPPPPPSYDPDYIQCPYCQRRFNENAADRHINFCKEQAARISNKAKLAADAKGKLPARTQYKPATVKKAPSAGSTPSSSRLPQPSNVSKNVVGTPTSKVLSTGGPSGSKIQTLSPAHKNSVSMTSPQAGKTDKLGPPLRTGRDVQRLYDSDTKADSTIKRPNELLPINKPTVKTRISTPPSMAKNAGTGALANKRKIYNAESYSSRSDGKIGYDSGDYSSSVNGGSTKSSDENSPVQLSKFCHECGTRYPVEWAKFCCECGIRRMVV; encoded by the exons aaAATGATATTATAGTGCCAGCTGGAGATTTATTACCATGCAAGATTTGTGGAAGGACATTCTTTCCAGCAGCACTG AAAAAGCATACACCTATTTGCCAAAAAACTGCTACCAAGAGAAGGAAGGCATTTGATtccagcagacagagagcagaaGGAACTGATATTTCCACAGTAAAACCTCTAAAGCCACGG CCagaaccccccaaaaaacagtcCAACTGGAGACGAAAGCATGAGGAGTTTATAGCAACTATACGAGCAGCCAAAGGACTAGATCAAACTCTCAAAGAGGGTGGAAaacttcctccccctcctccaccttcATATGATCCAG attaTATTCAATGCCCATATTGCCAGAGACGATTTAATGAAAATGCAGCTGACAGGCACATCAATTTCTGCAAGGAACAGGCAGCACGTATTAGTAATAAAGCAAAATTGGCTGCTGATGCGAAAGGGAAGCTGCCTGCTCGAACACAG TACAAGCCTGCTACAGTTAAAAAGGCACCTTCTGCAGGATCAACACCATCCTCATCACGCTTACCACAGCCAAGTAATGTTAGCAAAAATGTTGTAG GTACACCTACGAGTAAAGTGTTATCTACAGGTGGGCCTTCTGGAAGCAAAATTCAGACCTTATCTCCAGCTCATAAAAATTCAGTGAGCATGACAAGCCCACAAGCAGG taAGACGGACAAGTTAGGCCCACCACTGCGAACTGGAAGAGATGTGCAAAGGTTGTATGACAGTGATACAAAAGCAGACAGTACCATCAAAAGACCAAATGAGTTGTTGCCCATTAACAA ACCCACTGTGAAAACTCGAATATCAACCCCTCCAAGTATGGCAAAAAACGCGGGCACAGGTGCTCtagcaaacaaaaggaaaatcTATAATGCAGAAAGTTACTCAAGCAG GTCTGATGGTAAAATTGGGTATGATAGTGGAGACTACTCATCCTCAGTCAATGGAGGAAGTACAAAAAGCAGCGATGAAAATTCACCTGTACAGTTATCAAAATTTTGCCATGAATGTGGAACCAGATACCCAGTGGAATGGGCAAAGTTCTGCTGTGAATGTGGAATTCGAAGAATGGTTGTGTGA
- the ZC2HC1A gene encoding zinc finger C2HC domain-containing protein 1A isoform X2, whose translation MGAGDVSGRGGAVLLQQRQPEPERAMEELEENDIIVPAGDLLPCKICGRTFFPAALKKHTPICQKTATKRRKAFDSSRQRAEGTDISTVKPLKPRPEPPKKQSNWRRKHEEFIATIRAAKGLDQTLKEGGKLPPPPPPSYDPDYIQCPYCQRRFNENAADRHINFCKEQAARISNKAKLAADAKGKLPARTQYKPATVKKAPSAGSTPSSSRLPQPSNVSKNVVGTPTSKVLSTGGPSGSKIQTLSPAHKNSVSMTSPQAGPTVKTRISTPPSMAKNAGTGALANKRKIYNAESYSSRSDGKIGYDSGDYSSSVNGGSTKSSDENSPVQLSKFCHECGTRYPVEWAKFCCECGIRRMVV comes from the exons aaAATGATATTATAGTGCCAGCTGGAGATTTATTACCATGCAAGATTTGTGGAAGGACATTCTTTCCAGCAGCACTG AAAAAGCATACACCTATTTGCCAAAAAACTGCTACCAAGAGAAGGAAGGCATTTGATtccagcagacagagagcagaaGGAACTGATATTTCCACAGTAAAACCTCTAAAGCCACGG CCagaaccccccaaaaaacagtcCAACTGGAGACGAAAGCATGAGGAGTTTATAGCAACTATACGAGCAGCCAAAGGACTAGATCAAACTCTCAAAGAGGGTGGAAaacttcctccccctcctccaccttcATATGATCCAG attaTATTCAATGCCCATATTGCCAGAGACGATTTAATGAAAATGCAGCTGACAGGCACATCAATTTCTGCAAGGAACAGGCAGCACGTATTAGTAATAAAGCAAAATTGGCTGCTGATGCGAAAGGGAAGCTGCCTGCTCGAACACAG TACAAGCCTGCTACAGTTAAAAAGGCACCTTCTGCAGGATCAACACCATCCTCATCACGCTTACCACAGCCAAGTAATGTTAGCAAAAATGTTGTAG GTACACCTACGAGTAAAGTGTTATCTACAGGTGGGCCTTCTGGAAGCAAAATTCAGACCTTATCTCCAGCTCATAAAAATTCAGTGAGCATGACAAGCCCACAAGCAGG ACCCACTGTGAAAACTCGAATATCAACCCCTCCAAGTATGGCAAAAAACGCGGGCACAGGTGCTCtagcaaacaaaaggaaaatcTATAATGCAGAAAGTTACTCAAGCAG GTCTGATGGTAAAATTGGGTATGATAGTGGAGACTACTCATCCTCAGTCAATGGAGGAAGTACAAAAAGCAGCGATGAAAATTCACCTGTACAGTTATCAAAATTTTGCCATGAATGTGGAACCAGATACCCAGTGGAATGGGCAAAGTTCTGCTGTGAATGTGGAATTCGAAGAATGGTTGTGTGA